Part of the Natrialbaceae archaeon AArc-T1-2 genome, AACCCCACGGGGGCGGTCTATTCCGAAGCGACGATGCGAGAGCTGGTCGCCATCGCCGAAGCACACGACGCCGTCCTCGTAAGCGACGAGGTCTACGACCACTACGATCTCTCCGGACGGTTCACGAGTGCCCTCGAGTTCGACTCCGACCATCGGATCGTCACCAACGCTTTCTCGAAGTCGATGGCGATCACGGGCTTTCGGGTCGGCTACGGCGTTTTCCCGCCCGAACTCGTCGCCGACGCCCGGACTCGTCACATGCTGGTCAACGTCGCCGGCAGTCGCCCGGCCCAGTACGCGGTCGCCCGCGCGCTCGAGGACACCGATCCGGCGTACTACGAGGCGAACCGCGAACTGCTTTACGAACGCGTCGAGACGTTCACCGACGCGCTCGAGGCCGCCGGTGCCGAGTACACCCGTCCCGAGGGCTCGTTCTACGTCATGGCTCGCTTCGACGGGTTCCCGGGTACGCTCGAGAACGTCGAGCGACTGATCGACGAGGCGGGCGTCGCGGGGATGCCCGGCGAGGCGTTCGGTAGCGCCCGGGAGGCGTGGCTGCGGTTCGCACTCGTCACACCACGCGTCGAAGAGGCGGCCGATCGGCTGGCGACGTACTTCGAGTGACAGGCCGGTCCTCCCGTCGTCGAACCGCGTCGACCCAACTAGCGCAGCCGTCCCTGCCACGAACAGGACGTACAAGCGAACAGTCCCACGCCGTTTATCGTCTCACTCTCACAGGCCGGACAGACCGTCGTCCCGACCCGACCGTCCGGGCCGTCGGCCGACACCAACACGCCGCGGGCCCGCCCGGCGCGCACCGACCGTCCCCGCTCGTGGCCGCGGTACGGAAAGACTGCCTGCAGTGTCGGTTTCGCGTCCGGTTCGGCGTCCGCTGTCGTCGGAAGTTCGAGTTTGGGCGTCATGGTTGTGAGGGCGAACGAACCGCCACCTGGTCCGAGTCGTCCTGAGTAACGATAGTCATGCAGTTAACATTATCCATTAACGACGTTTAATACTGATATGTATCATTGAATGGGATATAATGTCGGCCGGCAGGGGATAACGGGACACGCTGACGAGACGCGTCGGCGGTGGCCGAGACCGACGAATACACGTGTGGTGACCCGGTACAGTGGCGTATGAGTGGACTCGACGTCGAACCGGCCGAGGGAGACGAGGAGGCAGGCGACAACACGATCGAGGTGACGCCGACGGAGTCCGTCGACGACGAGCGCGAGACGGTCGACGTCGAGGACGACGGCGGGTCGATCGACGGCCCCGAGTACGTCCTCTACGGCGGGAAAGGCGGCGTCGGAAAGACGACGATGGCCGCCGCGACCGCGCTCGACAGCGCCCGACGGGGCGTGCGCACGCTCGTGGTCTCGACCGACCCGGCTCACTCGCTGTCGGACGCGTTCGACACCGACGTCGGCACGAAACCGGAGCCCATCCACGAGACGTATCCGCTGTTCGGGGTCGAGATCGATCCCGACGCCGCCCTCGAGGAGGGGGCAGCGATCTTCGGCGGCGCGGACGAGTCGGGAGACGGGGGGTGGGACGGTGACGACGCGACCGCGGCGTGGGACGACGATACGGGAAACGCCGATCCGATGGGCGGTCCCGGCGCGGGCGGTCCGATGGGCGGACTCGGCGGTGACGGGCCGATGGGCGGACTCGGCGAGATGCTCGGCGAGGACTCCCCGATGGAGGCGATGTTCGGCGGCACCATGCCCGGTGCCGACGAGGCAGCGGCGATGCAGACGCTGCTCGAGTACTTAGACGACGACCGGTTCGACCGCGTGGTCGTCGATACGGCCCCGACGGGACACACCCTCCGACTGCTCCAGTTACCCGAGATCATGGACTCGATGGTCGGCCGAATCATGACGATGCGCCAGCGCATCGGGAGCATGCTCGAGGGCGTGAAGGGGATGTTCGGCGGGGAGACACCCGACGAGGGCGACGACCTCGAGGACTTGGAGGAGCTTCGCGATCGCATCGAGCGGCTCCGGGCCGCCCTGCGCGATCCGAACCGGACCGATTTTAGGATCGTTCTCGTCCCCGAGGAGATGAGCGTCTACGAGTCCGAACGCCTCGAATCCCAGCTCTCCGAGTTCGACATCCCGGTCGGAACCGTCGTCGTCAACCGCGTGATGGAGCCGCTCGCGGACGTCACCGACGACGTCGACGACGAGGCGTTTCTCAGCCCCGACCTCGACGAGTGTGAGTTCTGTCAACGTCGCTGGGACGTCCAGCAGGCCGCGCTCGCCGAGGCACAGGATCTCTTCCGGGGGGTCGAGGTCAAACGCGTCCCGCTGTTCGCCGACGAAGTCCGCGGCGAGGACCACCTCGAGGTCGTCGCGGCCTGTCTGCGCTGAGCCGCAGGCGACGGGTTACCGCTTACCGCCCGAGATCCTCGTGTGCGCTCGCGAGGTGTCGCGAGGAAAGCGCCGCGAGCAAGGAGAGTTCGCCGGCGAGTGCGCCGACGGCGATCACCTCCGCCAGCGCATCGGCGTTGCTGCCGGGTGGATCGCCGCCGCCTGCGAGGCCGATCGTCTCGAGCGCTTCCCGTTGTGTGGGCAGTTTCGTCCCGCCGCCGACGGTGCCGACCTCGAGCGAGGCGAGCGAGACGGAGGCGTAGAGATCGGTCGTCCCACCTTCGCCCTCGCGCGTGTCCATCGTCGTGATGGCGTTTGCCCCTTCGACGACCTGGGCCTCGTCCTGGCCGGTCGCGAGGAAGGCCGCGGCGACGACGTTCGCGGCGTGGGCGTTGAACCCGAGGCTGCCGGCTTTGGCGCTCCCGGTCAGGTTCTTGCGGGTGTTCGCCTCGACGATGCCCCCGGCGGTCGTGTGGAGTCGGTCCTCGAGCAACTCCCCGGGAATCACGACGTCGGCCGTTACCGACCGGCCCCGGCCCTCGACGGCGTTGATCGCGGCGGGTTTCTTGTCCGAACAGAGGTTGCCCGACAGCGCCACGAGGTCGGCGGGGGTCTCGGCCTCGACGAGGTCACAGGCCTCCCGGGTCGCGATGGTGGCCATGTTCATCCCCATCGCGTCTTTGGTGTCGTAGGCGAACCGGAGGTAGACGGAGTCGCCGACGACGTACGGCTCGACCCCGAGCAGTTCGCCGTGACTCGTCGTCGACTCGGCTGCCTCTCGCAACGGCTCGACGTTGTCGTCGACCCACTCGACAGTCGCGGCCGCCTCGGCGACGCCGTCGACCCGGAACACGGGCGCGCGGGTCATCCCCGTCTTGGTGACGCGGGCGGTCGCGCCGCCGGCCGCGCGGATAACGGAGAGGCCGCGGTTAACCGACGCGAGCAACGCCCCCTCGGTCGTCGCGAGCGGGAGGTAGTACGCGCCGTCTGCGGCGCTGCCGTCGATGCCGACCGGTCCCGCGACGCCCATCGGCACCTGCGCCGCGCCGATCATGTTCTCGATGTTCGGCTCGGCCCGTTTCGCTTCGAAGCTGTAGTCGGCGACGGTCTCGAGGGTGGCGTCGGTCTCGCGTTCGAGCACCAGTCGACGCGCCTCGGCGGCGACGTCGTGGTCGGCGTGGTCTTCGAGTTCGTGGATCCGGAGATCGCCGTCGGCGACACGGTCGGCGAGGTCTGCGGGATCGGTCGTGGTCATGCGTCAGTGGAGACAGCGGTCGGTCCTAAGGGTTGTTGATTTCGCCACCGGCTCGAACACGCGGTCGCACCACCGACGTCGGTCCCGACTCGTCACTCGGTGGCGTCGCTCCCGTCCGAGCGGTAGCCGACGGCGAGCTCGTAGGCGATCAGCCCCAGGAGCGACCCGCCACCGATCGCCAGGATCGACAGGTTCTGGAGCGTCTCGAGGTCCTCGAGCGGACTCGCTTCGATCCCCGTGACGAGCACGTCGCTTGCGAACAGGAGGGAAAAGGCCGCGGTCGCGATGGCGGCGAATCGGACGCGAGCCCGAGGCGACACCTCGTCGCCCTCGTCGGGATCGGTCACGGCGAGATACAGCTGGGGAACGACGACCGCCAGTCCGACGACGACGAGGAACGCGGGGAGGGGATGGTGTCCCATCGACACGTCGAGGTAGGTGTCGATCGCGGTCAGAACGACGATGGCGACCGCGAGGAGGACGAACGAGCCGGCGATGGCGCGATTTTCGCGAGAGACCATGTGGCCGTGCTCGAGTCGGAACGGTTTATATCGCCGGGGTTCCGTCGACGACGGGTCGGCTCGAGCGCGGGCGACGCAGTCGGCGGTGACAGCGTGATACGGACTGCTGTAACTATACACCCGGTCATGGTCCAGTCAACGGTTGCGTGGACTGAACGGCTGACTGAACCCGTATCGAGGCCATTCCCGGCAGCCGACTGTTGAACGAATCATGACCGGGTGTATATGTACTGGGGTAACCGCAAGACGAAGCGCGGGTGCCCCGGTACGGACGTACAGCAGTCAGTCTGAGACGCCGCCGAACCTACACGATCGATCGTCTCGAAAATACTTATGGAAACGCCGACATCATTTACTCGTGTATGAGTAATATTCCATCCATCCTGGTGACGTGTACGCGTATCGGTACGAAAGCACGGCGGACGATCGCACACTCCCCCGACTTTCCGGATCCCGACGCGGACTCGAGCGAGGACTCCCCGGCGGGGCGAGTGCCGCCCGGTGGCTACCTGACCGGGTGAACTGGCGAGGCGACGCCTCGTCGCTGTCCGCCACCCGATCCCCAACCGTTTTGCGCTTCGGCACCTCCCTCGAGGTATGACCGAGGCTGCCGATCTGATTCTGCGAAACGCGGAGGTGCACACGCTGGCCGACCCCGACGAGACTCACGAGGCGGTCGCGATCCGAGATGGCGAGATCGTCGCCGTCGACAGCGACTACGAGATCGATTTTCTCGAGGGCGTCGAGACCGACGTGATCGACTGCGAGAGAGGGGTCGTCCTGCCAGGGTTCGTCGACGCACACACGCACGTCGAGGCGCTGGGTCGCCAGCTGGTCCACGCCGACCTCTCGAGTGCGGAGGGACGCGAGGACGCGCTCGCCCGGCTCCGAGCGGCGGCCGACCCGGACCGCGAGTGGATCCTCGGCTTCGGCTACGACGAGAGCGAGTGGGACGACACAGCGTATCTCACCCGTGACGACCTCGATCGGGTCAGCGACGACCGACCCGTCGTCGCGATGCGGGTGGACCTCCACACCGCCTCGGTGAACGGCGTCGCCCTCGAGCGGCTCCGTGCGTCCCTGCCCGCGGACGACCTCGAGTACGAAGACGGCGAACCCACCGGCGTCGTCGTCGAGGCGGCCACCGAGGTCGTCCGGGAAGCGATCGCACCCGACGTCGAGGAGACGCACGAACTCGTCGCCGAAGCGCTCTCTCACGCGGCCGCACGCGGCGTCACCTGCGTCCACGACAAGGTCCGCGATTCGCACGCCCCGCGGGTCTACCGCGAGCTCGACGCCGCAGGCGACCTCGACGTCCGAGTCCGGATCGACTACTGGCGCGATCACCTCGAGAGCGCGATCGACGTCGGTCTCGCGACGAACGCGGGCAGCGGGTTCGTCCGGACGGGCGCGATCAAGACGTTCACCGACGGCTCGATCGGCGGCCGGACGGCGAAGCTCTCGGAGCCGTACGCGGACGTCCCGGAAACCGAGGGCCGCAACGACTGCGGTCAGTGGGTCCTCGCTCCCGACGAACTCGCCTCGCTCGTCGAGCGGGCCGACGACGCGGGCTATCAGCTGTCGATCCACGCCATCGGCGACGAGGCGATCGACGAGACCGTCCGTCTCCTCGAGGACGCCGACGATCCAGAAGCGATGCGCCACCGGATCGAACACGCCGAACTCGCGGGAGACGAGGCGATCGAACGCATGGCCGAGTCGGGCATCGTCGCCTCGATGCAGCCGAACTTCCACCGGTGGGCCGACGAGGGCGGACTCTACGACCGGCGGCTGGGAGCGAAGCGTCGGCGACGGTCGAACCGCTTTCGGACGATGCTCGAGGCGGGCGTTCCCCTCGCCTTCGGCTCCGACTGCATGCCACTGGATCCGTTGCTCGGCGTCCACCACGCGGTCAACGCTCCCGTCGAGGAGCAGCGACTGTCGGTGACGGAGGCGTTGCGGGCGTACACCCACGGGGCGGCCTACGCCGGCTTCGACGAGGACCGACTGGGGACGGTCGAACCGGGCAAGCGAGCCGACCTGGTCGTCCTCGAGGCCTCGCCGTGGGAGCAGCCGGAGCGGATCGAGGAGATCGACGTGGCGACGACGCTGATCGACGGCGACGTCGTCTACGACGGTCGGTGAGCGTCCGTTTTCCGGTGCGACTCCGACTCGCAGCCGTTGCCTAAAATAGCCTTATACAACTGCAACAGTTCGAGCTGAATAAGAGGTGCGCTTAACTCCCTTCGTCAGGTTCCGTTCGACGATGGCAATACACCAACACACAGAGCTGACGTTTCGCTGTCCCGACTGCGACGGTGCCGTCGTCTTCGAGTACGGCAGCTGGCAGTGTGAGGACTGCGGTCACGCACCGAGACACGGTGCCGACTAACGCCGGCTGACCGTCCCGGATCAGGGAGCCAGCTTCCCGAGTAACGACCGCAGTCGGTATCCCAGCGTCCCGTTCTCGTAGCCACGCCAGCGTCGCATTCCGCCGGCCAGCGTCGTCGCCTCGTACCCCTCCTCTTCGAGTACGTTCGTCGCTTTGCGTGCCGTGACGCCGGCCTTGCAGACGGTGACGACCGTCTTGTGCTCGGGGACCTTCTCGAGGTTCTGTCGTAGCGTCTCCTCGTCTCCGCTTTTCAGGTCGTCGTAGACCGGCACGTTGACGCTGCCGTCTATGTGTGCGCGCTGATACGTCTTCCGAGGCCGGATGTCGAGGACGACGTACTCGTCGCGCGATCGCCTCTCGTCTAGTTCCGCTGGAGTAATCTTGCTCATTAGGCCCAATTCCGTGACGAGTAGGCAAAGCGTTGTTGGTCCCGCCGACGTGTTTTCGAGACTGACGGTGACAGTCGTCGTCTTCGATCGTCCGCTTGAGGGGGTGTTTCTGTGTTCGTTCGGTGGAACACAACTCTATCGCTCCCAATACAGGCGATGGAGTGAACAGAGGCCACTGAATTGGAGAGTTGAAGATAAAATCTTTTCAATGACGATCGTTGATAGAGAGACGACTGGTGACCAGAATGGTCGAGATGGAAACGGCAGAGCTAGAGACCGACCTGAGTCTCTTCAAGTACGACAACCTCGAACAGTTGCCGTCGCAGTACCGCGACCTCGAGGAGACAGCACGGACCGAACGCATCGAGGCCGCACTCGCCGAACTCGGCGACGACGTGATCGTCCTGGGACACAACTACCAGCGACGGGAGATCGTCGAACACGCCGACTTCATCGGCGACTCCTACGAGCTGTCGAAACGGGCGTCCAACTCCGACGCCGAGTACGTGATCTTCTGTGGCGTGACGTTCATGGCCGAGTCGGCGGACATCATCACGGACGACGATCAGACGGTGATCCTGCCGTCGATGGAGGCCTCCTGTCCGATGGCCG contains:
- a CDS encoding pyridoxal phosphate-dependent aminotransferase — protein: MEYETPLFFHVMTYAARADRDVIDMVSGNPDWEPPEALREGLREYADLESDRFQYPPSEGLRRLREQIATRRGVDDDQVIVTNGAGEANYLAMARALEREAGSEVLLTDPVYPYYPGKTTMLGGEQRFVAVDDDGQLDPAAVRAAASEETAAIVVNSPNNPTGAVYSEATMRELVAIAEAHDAVLVSDEVYDHYDLSGRFTSALEFDSDHRIVTNAFSKSMAITGFRVGYGVFPPELVADARTRHMLVNVAGSRPAQYAVARALEDTDPAYYEANRELLYERVETFTDALEAAGAEYTRPEGSFYVMARFDGFPGTLENVERLIDEAGVAGMPGEAFGSAREAWLRFALVTPRVEEAADRLATYFE
- a CDS encoding ArsA family ATPase: MSGLDVEPAEGDEEAGDNTIEVTPTESVDDERETVDVEDDGGSIDGPEYVLYGGKGGVGKTTMAAATALDSARRGVRTLVVSTDPAHSLSDAFDTDVGTKPEPIHETYPLFGVEIDPDAALEEGAAIFGGADESGDGGWDGDDATAAWDDDTGNADPMGGPGAGGPMGGLGGDGPMGGLGEMLGEDSPMEAMFGGTMPGADEAAAMQTLLEYLDDDRFDRVVVDTAPTGHTLRLLQLPEIMDSMVGRIMTMRQRIGSMLEGVKGMFGGETPDEGDDLEDLEELRDRIERLRAALRDPNRTDFRIVLVPEEMSVYESERLESQLSEFDIPVGTVVVNRVMEPLADVTDDVDDEAFLSPDLDECEFCQRRWDVQQAALAEAQDLFRGVEVKRVPLFADEVRGEDHLEVVAACLR
- the hmgA gene encoding hydroxymethylglutaryl-CoA reductase (NADPH) — translated: MTTTDPADLADRVADGDLRIHELEDHADHDVAAEARRLVLERETDATLETVADYSFEAKRAEPNIENMIGAAQVPMGVAGPVGIDGSAADGAYYLPLATTEGALLASVNRGLSVIRAAGGATARVTKTGMTRAPVFRVDGVAEAAATVEWVDDNVEPLREAAESTTSHGELLGVEPYVVGDSVYLRFAYDTKDAMGMNMATIATREACDLVEAETPADLVALSGNLCSDKKPAAINAVEGRGRSVTADVVIPGELLEDRLHTTAGGIVEANTRKNLTGSAKAGSLGFNAHAANVVAAAFLATGQDEAQVVEGANAITTMDTREGEGGTTDLYASVSLASLEVGTVGGGTKLPTQREALETIGLAGGGDPPGSNADALAEVIAVGALAGELSLLAALSSRHLASAHEDLGR
- a CDS encoding amidohydrolase — encoded protein: MTEAADLILRNAEVHTLADPDETHEAVAIRDGEIVAVDSDYEIDFLEGVETDVIDCERGVVLPGFVDAHTHVEALGRQLVHADLSSAEGREDALARLRAAADPDREWILGFGYDESEWDDTAYLTRDDLDRVSDDRPVVAMRVDLHTASVNGVALERLRASLPADDLEYEDGEPTGVVVEAATEVVREAIAPDVEETHELVAEALSHAAARGVTCVHDKVRDSHAPRVYRELDAAGDLDVRVRIDYWRDHLESAIDVGLATNAGSGFVRTGAIKTFTDGSIGGRTAKLSEPYADVPETEGRNDCGQWVLAPDELASLVERADDAGYQLSIHAIGDEAIDETVRLLEDADDPEAMRHRIEHAELAGDEAIERMAESGIVASMQPNFHRWADEGGLYDRRLGAKRRRRSNRFRTMLEAGVPLAFGSDCMPLDPLLGVHHAVNAPVEEQRLSVTEALRAYTHGAAYAGFDEDRLGTVEPGKRADLVVLEASPWEQPERIEEIDVATTLIDGDVVYDGR
- a CDS encoding rhodanese-like domain-containing protein, giving the protein MSKITPAELDERRSRDEYVVLDIRPRKTYQRAHIDGSVNVPVYDDLKSGDEETLRQNLEKVPEHKTVVTVCKAGVTARKATNVLEEEGYEATTLAGGMRRWRGYENGTLGYRLRSLLGKLAP